In one window of Chryseobacterium viscerum DNA:
- a CDS encoding helix-turn-helix domain-containing protein, whose translation MKQPVHFNSISDFHAFCGLPNPEHPLISVIDYSKVRYIIDNGELKWIQNFYSIGLKKNVSPKFNYGQQQYDFDSGVLCFVSPQQFLSLEIRQDVEVEPTGFLLLIHPDFLWNTSLTRKIKSYDFFSYKVKEALFLSDKEEKILVDIFKNIEREYQTNTDRFTQELIIAQIELLLVYSDRFYERQFFTRKKSSHELLYKFEDLLSQYFESGNLLETGIPSVKTIAEQMNISPNYLGTLLRLHTQQNTQQHIQNKLIDSAKERLSTTSLSVSEIAYELGFEHPQSFSKLFKQKTNQSPGEFRKLFN comes from the coding sequence ATGAAACAGCCTGTTCATTTTAATTCTATTTCAGATTTTCATGCTTTCTGTGGTCTTCCCAATCCTGAGCATCCGCTGATCAGTGTGATAGATTACAGTAAAGTCCGCTATATTATAGACAATGGGGAGTTGAAATGGATACAGAATTTTTATTCAATTGGTCTGAAAAAGAATGTCAGTCCTAAGTTCAATTACGGACAGCAGCAATATGATTTTGACTCGGGCGTATTGTGCTTTGTTTCTCCACAACAGTTTTTAAGTCTGGAAATAAGACAGGATGTTGAAGTAGAGCCTACCGGATTTTTATTGCTGATTCATCCCGATTTTCTGTGGAACACTTCATTAACCAGGAAAATAAAATCTTATGATTTCTTCAGTTATAAGGTGAAAGAAGCCCTTTTTCTTTCTGACAAGGAAGAGAAAATTCTTGTTGATATTTTTAAAAATATTGAGCGTGAATATCAAACCAACACCGATAGATTCACGCAGGAACTGATCATTGCCCAGATTGAATTATTACTGGTTTACTCTGACCGTTTTTATGAACGTCAATTTTTCACCAGAAAAAAATCAAGCCACGAATTATTATACAAGTTTGAAGACCTTCTTTCTCAATATTTTGAAAGTGGAAATCTTCTTGAAACCGGAATCCCATCAGTAAAAACCATTGCCGAACAAATGAATATTTCTCCTAATTATCTGGGAACGCTTCTACGGCTTCACACCCAGCAAAATACCCAACAGCATATTCAGAATAAACTCATTGATTCTGCTAAAGAACGTTTGAGCACGACAAGTTTATCTGTAAGTGAAATTGCTTATGAATTGGGATTTGAACATCCACAGTCTTTCAGTAAACTCTTTAAGCAAAAGACCAATCAGTCTCCGGGAGAATTTAGAAAATTATTTAATTAG